GTTATGAAATTCAATCACTTCTTTAATCAAAGGTGTTTGTTCGGAAGGATGCTTTTGGGAAACACATTCGCCCGTCTAAACCAGATTAAAGCCCATTTGGTGTCGCCTCCTTAAGCTATTTTTGCCAGGAAGTCCTTGTCGGACGGTACGTCCCCTAGATTACAGCGGTTTACTTATCCCGATGTTTTCTTTTACGTGCTTGTCAGGATGCAGTATGAGCTTCGATACGAAGTCTGCTATACTTTTTCTGGAGACGGCGGTGCCCGTTTCCGGTTGTCCTTTCAATGTTGTGATATAGTCGATTTCATTGGCATTTGTAAACCAGTCGGGGCGCAAAATGGTATAGTCCAAACCAGAGGCTTCAATAACGTCCGCTAACGCTCGGTAAGGTTCCAACACCGGTTTAAGCGGCTTGTCGTAAATGCCGATCGAACTAATTGCGATGATCCTTTTTACATTCGATTCCTCCATAGCGGCCACTGTGTTTCTTGCCATCGCGCCGAGGTTTCCGGCGAGATTGACGTATACGATATCCTGACCCTTCACCGCATTTTTTACATCCGTATAGTTCAGGGCATCGCCTTCAATGACCTTGAAATGATTCGGATTGGCAATACGGTTTTTATTCCGGGCAAATAGCGTCAATTCGAGATGTTCTTTTTCTGAAAGTGCCTCGATTACCACCTTCGCCAGGCTTCCTGTGGCTCCTATAATCAGTACTTTTTTCATGTTTTATAATGTTAGAAGGTTCTGGCAACCGAATTAAGGATGATCCATTGCCCGTTCCGTTTTTCAAGCTGCATGGTTTGCTGCAGGGGCCAAACATGACGCGAACCCCAGATACATGCGTCAAGAAGGCTTCGCCCCACGAACGTGGCCCGGTTGCCGTGCAGGTGCACTTCCTGGCTTACCACTTCCGCACCGTAGTATTTCATTCCCTCGGTCTCGATTTCCCGTAACCATTCTCCCCGGGGTTGAACGTAACCGGTAATATGGGTTAAGGTAAAATTTGTGTCAAGTAGGGTTTGTAAACCGCGAATATCTTTGGCAATCATCCGTTCGGTCAAAACGGAGGTAGCCTTGACGACTTCTTGTTGTTCGGCTGTGAGGGATGCTTCCATGTTGGGGTTATGAGGAGGGTTCTGTGCCCCTCCCGTTATGCTTAGTAAGAGGAAAAAGAGTAGAAGGGTTGCTTTCATCCCGTGTCGCTGTTTTTTGGCGCGTTATAGCAGGGGCGGATCGATCCCGCAACAGGTTGACGTCACATCATTTATAACCTCTATTCCGGTGTTTCCAAACTTTACGTATTCCATGATATTTTGTGTGTATGATACGGGTTTATTTTCGTAACGGACTTTTTCCGTGTGTTCCTGTTGAACTCGAACCCAGGCTGGCGCCGATGTCATGGGCGGCCGCAATAGCTTCAGGTGCACGTTTGCCAAACACCTGCACATGTGAAAAGGCGGTTTCCAACTCTGCCATGTCTTCGGAGGTTAGTTTCACTCCTACGGCGCCTATGTTCTCGGTTTGATGCGTCAGGTTCGTGGTGCCGGGGATGGGAACGATAAACGGTTTTCGCGCCAGTAACCACGCCAGGTCTATTTGGGCCGGAGTAGCGCCTTTCTTGTCAGCCATCGCTTGCAGGATGTCAACGATGGGCTGGTTTTTGGCCAGCGCTTCATCCGTAAATCGCGGAAAGCCGGCAATCAGTCGCAGGTCGGTTTCATGGAAGACGTGTCCGGGTTTGATTTTTCCGGTCAGATAGCCCATACCCAACGGGCTCCACGGAACGAAACCGATGCCCAGCTCTTCACAAACCGGCAAGACTTCGTGTTCCGGATCCCTTGTCCAGAACGAATATTCATTCTGCACGGCCGTAACAGGGAATTCGGCATGGGCGCGCCGGATCGAAGCGGCTCCGGCTTCTGATAGGCCGTAGTGTTTGATTTTTCCTTCCTTCACCAAATCCGCCATCGTGCCGGCGACGTCTTCAATCGGTACATTCGGGTCAACCCGGTGTTGGTATAACAGATCGATGTGGTCGGTTTGCAAACGTTTCAGCATACGCGCTACATTTTGGCGTATATACTCAGGGCGACTGTTAAGTCCCCTTCGTTCCTTTGTTATCGGGTCGACCTCAAAACCGAATTTGGTGGCAATCACCACGTCATTTCGGAAAGGTTTCAGCGCGTGTCCCACCATTTCTTCGCTGTAAAAGGGGCCATATACCTCGGCGGTATCAAAGAAACGGATGCCTTTTTCATACGCAGACTGTATCACGCGGATCGCGTCTTCCTTTGGAGTTGGGTTACCGTAGGCCCAGGCAATGTTCATGCATCCAAATCCCAATTCAGAAACGGCGAGCGTTCCCAGTTTTCTTGTAGTAAGTCCGTTACTACCTGTCGGTTTCGTATCCATAGTAGGTTTAATTTGATGAAAGGCATTTGCCAGAAGTGTGTTCCCTATTACCAGGCCGGCCGATGCCAGCACCGATCGGGTGACAAATTCCCTTCTGTTGATTCCGTTGTTTTTACCGGTAGCTTTTTCCATAGTCGGTAGGTTGAAACAGGCCGTTGGTGAGATGCGTTTACTGTTCCTCCGTCAGGGTAAGCAACCCTTCGTTCAATCGGGCGCCCTGAATGTCGATTTGGGCCAATTCACGGTCGATTCTGTCTAAGTCGGCTTTGGTTATTTCGACGT
This genomic interval from Flavobacterium sp. HJ-32-4 contains the following:
- a CDS encoding NAD(P)H-binding protein produces the protein MKKVLIIGATGSLAKVVIEALSEKEHLELTLFARNKNRIANPNHFKVIEGDALNYTDVKNAVKGQDIVYVNLAGNLGAMARNTVAAMEESNVKRIIAISSIGIYDKPLKPVLEPYRALADVIEASGLDYTILRPDWFTNANEIDYITTLKGQPETGTAVSRKSIADFVSKLILHPDKHVKENIGISKPL
- a CDS encoding nuclear transport factor 2 family protein, with translation MEASLTAEQQEVVKATSVLTERMIAKDIRGLQTLLDTNFTLTHITGYVQPRGEWLREIETEGMKYYGAEVVSQEVHLHGNRATFVGRSLLDACIWGSRHVWPLQQTMQLEKRNGQWIILNSVARTF
- a CDS encoding aldo/keto reductase, which translates into the protein MEKATGKNNGINRREFVTRSVLASAGLVIGNTLLANAFHQIKPTMDTKPTGSNGLTTRKLGTLAVSELGFGCMNIAWAYGNPTPKEDAIRVIQSAYEKGIRFFDTAEVYGPFYSEEMVGHALKPFRNDVVIATKFGFEVDPITKERRGLNSRPEYIRQNVARMLKRLQTDHIDLLYQHRVDPNVPIEDVAGTMADLVKEGKIKHYGLSEAGAASIRRAHAEFPVTAVQNEYSFWTRDPEHEVLPVCEELGIGFVPWSPLGMGYLTGKIKPGHVFHETDLRLIAGFPRFTDEALAKNQPIVDILQAMADKKGATPAQIDLAWLLARKPFIVPIPGTTNLTHQTENIGAVGVKLTSEDMAELETAFSHVQVFGKRAPEAIAAAHDIGASLGSSSTGTHGKSPLRK